A genomic stretch from Limnobacter thiooxidans includes:
- a CDS encoding GNAT family N-acetyltransferase, with amino-acid sequence MQICQSIGEIAQAEWNSLVLKSNAGVLHPALRHEYLLALESCGCATAETGWGPLHLAIHGDAGELLAAMPLYLKSHSYGEYVFDWAWAQAYERNGQPYYPKLLCAIPFTPVLAPKVLFANLEAAQALAAGLAQLTRQAAENTELLGTRVSTLHALFLTAKDQELLLGKATSLNCSERHVVQFHWHNQSPQTGKPFHDFDEFLESLNQKKRKNIRAERRKARVEGLQIERIQGHEATAEQLEFFYQCYSRTYLEHFSNPYLNLEFFKQLCTTMGEQVLLVQASLNDVPVASSFFLFSEERLYGRYWGSLENLPCLHFELCYYQAIEFAIDKGIEWFEGGAQGEHKMARGLNPKTMISAHYVHDDGFKLPIENFLRREKAHLLAYATELSEHVAFRQGPESDLATAFGVDQPL; translated from the coding sequence ATGCAGATTTGCCAATCCATTGGCGAGATCGCACAAGCTGAATGGAATTCACTGGTGCTGAAAAGCAATGCCGGTGTGCTTCACCCGGCCCTTCGGCATGAATACCTGCTGGCTTTGGAGAGCTGTGGCTGCGCCACTGCTGAAACCGGCTGGGGACCATTGCATTTGGCCATTCATGGCGATGCTGGTGAACTGCTGGCAGCAATGCCGCTTTACCTCAAATCACATTCCTATGGCGAATATGTGTTCGACTGGGCCTGGGCACAAGCCTACGAGCGCAATGGGCAACCCTATTACCCCAAACTGCTGTGTGCCATTCCATTCACGCCCGTGTTGGCACCCAAAGTGTTGTTTGCCAACCTCGAGGCCGCGCAAGCACTGGCCGCGGGCCTTGCCCAACTGACCAGGCAAGCAGCTGAAAATACCGAGCTGCTGGGTACACGTGTGTCTACATTGCATGCCCTGTTTTTGACAGCGAAAGACCAGGAACTTTTGCTTGGGAAGGCCACCAGCCTCAATTGCAGCGAAAGGCATGTGGTCCAGTTTCACTGGCACAACCAAAGCCCGCAAACAGGCAAACCATTTCACGACTTCGATGAATTCCTTGAAAGCCTGAACCAGAAAAAACGAAAGAACATTCGGGCGGAGCGCAGAAAGGCCCGGGTAGAAGGTTTGCAGATTGAGCGCATTCAAGGCCATGAGGCCACAGCCGAGCAACTGGAGTTTTTCTACCAGTGCTATTCACGCACTTACCTGGAACATTTTTCCAACCCCTACCTGAACCTGGAGTTTTTCAAGCAACTGTGTACAACCATGGGCGAACAGGTCTTGCTGGTTCAAGCCAGTTTGAACGATGTGCCTGTGGCCAGTTCATTTTTCCTGTTCAGCGAAGAACGACTCTATGGGCGCTACTGGGGAAGCCTGGAAAATCTGCCATGCCTGCACTTTGAACTGTGCTATTACCAGGCCATTGAATTTGCAATCGACAAGGGTATTGAATGGTTTGAGGGAGGTGCGCAGGGAGAACACAAAATGGCCCGAGGCTTGAACCCCAAAACAATGATCAGCGCGCACTATGTGCACGATGATGGATTCAAACTGCCGATCGAGAATTTTCTGCGCCGAGAAAAGGCACATTTGCTGGCGTATGCCACTGAGTTAAGCGAACATGTGGCATTCAGGCAGGGGCCAGAATCCGATCTGGCCACCGCCTTTGGTGTGGATCAGCCTTTGTAG
- the ppa gene encoding inorganic diphosphatase gives MGYDSISPGKDLPNDINVIIEIAANSDPVKYEIDKESGALFVDRFVGTSMQYPCNYGYIPQTLAADGDPVDVLVMTPYPLQPGCVVRVRPIGMLKMTDESGGDAKLLGVPVEKLLPQYKHYQSISDVPQEFLARIQHFFEHYKDLEKGKWVKIEGWGDMADVEKEIRDGVANYKG, from the coding sequence ATGGGCTACGACAGCATTTCCCCCGGTAAGGACCTTCCCAACGACATCAACGTGATCATTGAGATTGCAGCGAATTCCGACCCCGTCAAGTATGAAATCGACAAGGAAAGTGGTGCCTTGTTTGTGGATCGCTTCGTCGGTACGTCCATGCAGTATCCTTGTAACTACGGCTACATTCCACAAACCCTGGCCGCCGATGGCGACCCCGTGGATGTGTTGGTAATGACACCTTACCCACTGCAACCTGGTTGCGTGGTTCGCGTGCGTCCCATTGGCATGCTTAAAATGACTGATGAGTCTGGCGGTGATGCCAAGTTGCTGGGTGTGCCCGTTGAAAAGTTGCTGCCGCAGTACAAGCACTATCAAAGCATTTCAGACGTACCACAGGAATTCCTGGCCCGCATTCAGCACTTCTTTGAACACTACAAAGATCTGGAAAAAGGCAAATGGGTCAAGATCGAAGGCTGGGGTGACATGGCCGACGTCGAAAAAGAAATTCGTGATGGCGTAGCCAACTACAAAGGCTGA
- a CDS encoding heme biosynthesis HemY N-terminal domain-containing protein, with protein sequence MKQLIGLLLVVVVAVAVTLMAQGNASKVLVFFGQYRIDMSLNFAVVAILLLFFVLHITLRTWRASSQLPGKFKEYWMNRKQNALLKANTQGLIALITGDEQGAQKALNQASKTGIETDLSYLIRAMSAIQADRFDVAEDILNQEKANVGEHSHALVVLRAKVALFKQDFTGALAMLEAMDPLAARLPQVQRLRMLALIGLARWQEALIQYRACVSASALTQSEKNEALIRIYSGLCDAAGQDPGQMQQVLSNSKAAELELTGVLRVLAAGLTRCGLITAARNMLETGLTQQFNRELLPVYHAVAVLEPRESLPHVERLLAQQPTDLRLLELAADVCEREQLWGKAISRFETVYASQPSAHVAGKLERLYEAANQGERAKVWREKLNHHLQNDRQLA encoded by the coding sequence ATGAAGCAGTTGATTGGCTTGTTGCTGGTGGTCGTGGTGGCAGTGGCCGTGACCTTGATGGCACAGGGCAACGCCTCGAAGGTGCTCGTATTCTTTGGTCAATACCGCATCGACATGTCTCTGAACTTTGCTGTGGTCGCAATACTGCTGCTGTTTTTCGTGCTGCACATCACTTTGCGCACTTGGCGAGCGTCCAGCCAGCTGCCGGGCAAGTTCAAGGAATACTGGATGAACCGCAAGCAGAACGCCTTGCTGAAAGCAAATACCCAAGGTTTGATTGCACTGATCACCGGCGATGAGCAAGGTGCACAGAAGGCTTTGAATCAAGCCAGCAAAACAGGCATTGAAACGGATTTGAGCTATTTGATCCGCGCCATGTCTGCCATTCAGGCCGACCGGTTTGACGTGGCAGAAGACATTCTCAATCAGGAGAAGGCCAACGTGGGTGAACATTCCCATGCATTGGTGGTGTTGCGGGCCAAGGTAGCCCTGTTCAAGCAAGACTTTACCGGTGCGTTGGCCATGCTGGAAGCCATGGATCCTTTGGCTGCACGCCTGCCCCAAGTTCAACGCCTTCGCATGTTGGCACTGATTGGCTTGGCGCGTTGGCAAGAGGCTTTAATCCAGTATCGGGCCTGTGTATCCGCCTCGGCACTCACACAAAGCGAAAAGAATGAAGCCCTCATTCGGATTTACTCAGGCTTGTGTGATGCTGCCGGTCAAGATCCTGGCCAAATGCAACAAGTGCTGTCGAACTCAAAAGCAGCCGAGCTTGAATTGACAGGAGTGCTGCGCGTATTGGCTGCAGGCTTGACTCGATGTGGCTTGATTACTGCTGCACGAAACATGCTTGAGACTGGCTTGACCCAACAATTCAACAGAGAACTTTTGCCTGTCTATCACGCAGTGGCTGTGCTGGAGCCGAGGGAATCTTTGCCTCATGTCGAACGTCTGCTGGCCCAACAGCCAACAGATCTGCGTCTGCTTGAACTGGCTGCCGATGTTTGCGAGCGTGAGCAGTTGTGGGGCAAAGCCATTTCCCGATTTGAAACCGTGTACGCCAGCCAGCCTTCGGCCCATGTGGCGGGCAAACTGGAGCGGCTGTATGAAGCAGCCAACCAGGGCGAACGGGCCAAGGTTTGGCGTGAAAAACTGAACCATCATCTTCAGAACGACCGTCAGCTTGCTTAA
- a CDS encoding uroporphyrinogen-III C-methyltransferase, with translation MTYTLVVCKPRLPEQYLTQRVELKSALDQAGHSNILYFPVFELIPDFSAMSEIGHWLKQEAPQPNRLVVFVSPSVLEIVLTHLGGWPSNVFCGVMGKQSAKLALDLGVPQSQVIAPTGDGPDESEDSDGLARLLAKQFEAGTCDVLVCKGPRGRVEFPVKLENMGHAVKVLECYDRRVIEQSDLQSNCLFELGASAALWVTSSETIEVLDQQLALKSDPRLTILREQSTVLTTHPRIAAKCRELGYAHVVQIATGIQSVNSWLKSNKKSMDNNKPITATLPPVSPSTATAQPASQWLGKAAFFISVLSFVLILLIAFAGKNQIEKTRMAFGERIQKESTTLDLVKEDFGKSSDLTKDLKTRFDLLELAQKEEASQRASLEEVYNSLLASRTEVSLSEVEQLISIAKRQLYLLGNVKGASIALSQAIELLEGTEKPSLLNLRTALEKDLSEINALPTDDLLKLAISLDSVVNSVESLPMLSSVQATTDQTLAELTEEPATNPAAAQTESSANGSAPSETNSSFSFEQGWTVVKQVAKAVWYDIKSLVEVTKVNSPEVLLLSSRQETDLRNTLRLSLLNARISLLSRQATLLKSDLERSAALINTYFDTQALQVQRAQSVINEISEVQLDLVLPELQATTAALRLAVAGQQGERQ, from the coding sequence ATGACCTACACCTTGGTCGTTTGCAAACCCAGATTGCCTGAACAATACCTGACTCAACGTGTTGAGCTTAAAAGTGCGCTTGATCAGGCCGGGCACTCAAATATTCTGTATTTCCCGGTTTTTGAGCTGATACCTGATTTTTCTGCCATGTCGGAAATTGGACACTGGCTGAAACAGGAAGCTCCTCAGCCCAATCGCTTGGTGGTGTTTGTCAGCCCTTCGGTGCTGGAAATTGTCCTCACCCACTTGGGTGGCTGGCCTTCGAATGTTTTTTGCGGGGTCATGGGCAAGCAAAGCGCGAAACTTGCTTTGGATCTGGGTGTTCCCCAGAGTCAGGTGATTGCACCCACTGGTGACGGCCCTGATGAGTCTGAAGACTCCGATGGCCTGGCCCGTTTGCTTGCCAAGCAATTCGAGGCAGGAACTTGTGATGTATTGGTCTGCAAAGGGCCCCGCGGTCGCGTAGAGTTTCCAGTGAAGCTTGAGAACATGGGGCACGCAGTGAAGGTGCTCGAGTGCTATGACCGACGTGTTATCGAGCAGTCCGATCTTCAAAGCAATTGCTTGTTTGAACTGGGTGCAAGTGCCGCACTTTGGGTCACCAGCAGCGAAACCATTGAGGTTCTGGATCAGCAGTTGGCATTGAAGTCGGACCCCAGATTGACTATTCTTCGAGAGCAGTCCACCGTCCTGACCACCCACCCCCGCATCGCCGCCAAATGCAGGGAATTGGGATATGCCCATGTTGTGCAGATTGCAACAGGGATACAATCAGTCAATTCATGGCTTAAATCCAACAAGAAGAGCATGGACAACAACAAACCGATTACGGCAACACTGCCCCCAGTTTCACCTTCAACAGCAACCGCTCAGCCTGCCAGTCAGTGGTTGGGCAAGGCCGCTTTTTTCATTTCAGTGCTCAGTTTTGTGTTGATCCTCCTGATTGCTTTTGCAGGAAAGAATCAGATCGAGAAAACCCGCATGGCTTTTGGTGAAAGGATCCAGAAGGAATCCACGACGCTGGACCTGGTGAAAGAAGACTTCGGCAAGTCGAGCGATTTGACCAAAGACCTGAAAACCCGGTTTGATCTCCTTGAACTGGCACAGAAAGAGGAGGCCAGCCAAAGGGCCAGCCTTGAAGAGGTCTATAACAGCCTGCTGGCCAGTCGTACCGAAGTGTCCTTGAGCGAAGTTGAACAACTCATTTCGATCGCCAAACGTCAGTTGTATTTGTTGGGTAATGTAAAAGGTGCTTCGATTGCCTTGTCTCAGGCCATCGAGTTGCTGGAGGGGACAGAAAAGCCGTCTCTGTTGAATTTGCGCACAGCACTGGAAAAGGACTTGTCTGAAATCAACGCCTTGCCCACGGACGATTTGTTGAAGTTGGCCATCTCCCTGGATTCAGTGGTGAACTCGGTAGAAAGTCTGCCCATGCTTTCAAGCGTGCAGGCCACAACAGACCAAACCCTAGCCGAGTTGACTGAAGAGCCGGCAACGAACCCTGCTGCGGCTCAAACGGAGTCTTCGGCCAACGGCAGCGCACCTTCCGAAACCAATAGCAGCTTTAGTTTTGAACAGGGTTGGACCGTTGTCAAACAGGTGGCGAAGGCTGTTTGGTACGACATCAAGTCACTGGTAGAAGTGACCAAAGTCAACAGTCCTGAGGTTTTGCTGCTGTCGAGCCGTCAGGAAACCGACTTGCGCAACACCCTGCGCTTGTCGCTGCTTAACGCCAGAATTTCCTTGCTATCAAGGCAGGCGACCTTGTTGAAATCTGATCTGGAGCGCTCCGCTGCCTTGATCAACACCTATTTCGACACACAAGCCTTGCAGGTTCAGCGCGCGCAGTCCGTGATCAATGAGATCAGTGAGGTACAACTGGACCTTGTGCTGCCTGAATTGCAGGCCACAACCGCTGCCTTGCGCCTTGCGGTGGCTGGTCAGCAGGGGGAACGTCAATGA
- the hemC gene encoding hydroxymethylbilane synthase yields MKIRIASRESRLAMWQAEHVRDRLLALPEVSEVEIVGMTTKGDQILDRSLAKIGGKGLFIKELEHALLEGRADLAVHSGKDIPMDLDPEFQLVGFMTREDPHDAFVSNDYASLAELPAGAVVGSSSLRRQAQVLARFPHLKVEPLRGNLDTRLGKLDSGQYQAIVLAAAGLKRLGMQSRIRGVISSEDMLPAVGQGALGLEIRAGDHALADIARQLVDPVCTALVSAERAVSKALGGSCQVPIAGYATLGENTHSFALRALVASPDGKSVIEKRASGSLEAWEQVSSQVIDDLLGAGAQALINLAVQEFKG; encoded by the coding sequence ATGAAAATTAGAATTGCATCAAGGGAAAGTCGCCTGGCCATGTGGCAGGCTGAGCATGTACGCGACCGTCTGCTGGCTTTGCCCGAAGTGAGCGAAGTAGAAATCGTGGGTATGACCACCAAGGGCGACCAGATCCTTGACCGATCCCTGGCCAAGATCGGTGGCAAAGGGCTGTTCATCAAGGAACTTGAACACGCCTTGCTCGAAGGACGAGCCGATTTGGCCGTGCATTCAGGCAAAGACATTCCAATGGATCTTGATCCCGAGTTCCAGCTGGTGGGGTTCATGACCCGGGAAGACCCACACGACGCTTTCGTCTCGAACGACTATGCCAGCCTGGCCGAACTGCCTGCTGGTGCAGTGGTGGGCAGTTCTAGCCTGAGAAGGCAAGCCCAGGTGCTTGCCCGGTTTCCCCACCTGAAAGTGGAACCCTTGCGGGGCAACCTCGATACCCGCTTGGGCAAGCTGGATTCAGGGCAATATCAAGCCATTGTGCTCGCTGCTGCGGGCTTAAAGCGCCTTGGCATGCAATCCCGAATTCGTGGTGTCATCTCTTCCGAAGACATGTTGCCCGCCGTGGGGCAGGGTGCCTTGGGGCTCGAAATTCGCGCAGGCGACCATGCGTTGGCTGATATTGCACGCCAACTGGTGGACCCTGTGTGTACTGCATTGGTTAGTGCTGAAAGGGCTGTGTCCAAAGCATTGGGCGGGAGTTGCCAAGTGCCCATCGCCGGATACGCCACCCTTGGCGAAAATACCCACTCATTTGCCTTGCGAGCACTCGTGGCCAGCCCGGATGGAAAATCTGTCATCGAGAAGCGTGCCAGTGGAAGTCTGGAAGCCTGGGAACAAGTTTCCAGCCAGGTCATTGACGATCTTTTGGGAGCTGGAGCCCAGGCACTGATCAATCTTGCAGTTCAAGAATTCAAGGGATAA
- the argH gene encoding argininosuccinate lyase, with translation MSNQWSKKQEAWSARFNEPMSELVKRYTASVFFDKRLAEFDIQGSLAHATMLAEAGVIADTDLQAIQTGMNQILGEIKAGEFEWQLDLEDVHLNIERRLTQLVGDAGKRLHTGRSRNDQVATDIRLFLRHETDRIQDLLKNLIKALVTVAERNHATVMPGFTHLQVAQPVTFGHHLMAYAEMFERDLERMQDCRKRINRLPLGAAALAGTTFPINRNRTAELLEFDAPTRNSLDSVSDRDFAIEFCSASSILMMHVSRLSEELIIWMSQRYAFIDLPDRFCTGSSIMPQKKNPDVPELARGKTGRVFGHLMGLLTLMKGQPLAYNKDNQEDKEPLFDTVDTVVDTLTIFAEMVEGIQVKAENMRAATLEGYATATDLADALVKRGMPFRDAHEAVARAVRYCDVQQCGLEQLTVAQLQDALKLAELGYSDELVNDELCAVLTLEGSLQARNHIGGTNPEQVKAAAAETRKRLGL, from the coding sequence ATGTCGAACCAATGGTCCAAAAAACAGGAAGCATGGTCAGCCCGATTCAACGAACCGATGTCCGAGCTGGTCAAACGCTACACTGCGTCTGTCTTTTTCGACAAGCGACTGGCTGAATTCGACATTCAGGGTTCTCTGGCCCACGCCACCATGCTTGCTGAGGCGGGTGTCATTGCTGACACGGACCTGCAGGCCATACAAACCGGCATGAACCAGATTCTGGGTGAAATCAAGGCTGGTGAGTTTGAATGGCAACTGGACCTGGAAGACGTGCATTTGAATATCGAGCGCCGCTTGACCCAGCTTGTGGGCGATGCCGGCAAGCGCCTGCACACCGGCCGTTCTCGCAACGACCAGGTGGCCACCGACATCCGCCTGTTTTTGCGTCATGAAACCGACCGTATTCAAGACTTGTTGAAAAACCTGATCAAGGCCTTGGTTACCGTGGCTGAACGCAACCACGCCACCGTCATGCCCGGATTCACACACCTGCAAGTGGCGCAACCTGTGACCTTTGGCCACCACCTGATGGCTTACGCGGAAATGTTTGAACGCGACCTGGAACGCATGCAGGATTGCCGCAAGCGTATTAACCGTTTGCCCTTGGGTGCCGCCGCGCTGGCCGGAACCACCTTTCCGATCAACCGAAACCGCACTGCTGAATTGCTTGAGTTTGATGCACCGACACGCAACAGTCTGGATTCCGTTTCCGATCGCGATTTCGCCATTGAATTTTGTTCGGCCAGCAGCATTTTGATGATGCACGTGTCCCGTTTGTCGGAAGAGCTGATCATCTGGATGAGCCAGCGATACGCCTTCATCGACTTGCCCGATCGATTCTGCACGGGTTCGTCCATCATGCCGCAGAAAAAAAATCCGGACGTACCCGAACTGGCGCGTGGCAAAACCGGCCGTGTGTTTGGTCACCTGATGGGCTTGCTGACCCTCATGAAAGGCCAGCCCTTGGCTTACAACAAGGACAACCAGGAAGACAAGGAGCCGCTGTTTGACACGGTAGACACCGTGGTGGACACCTTGACCATTTTTGCCGAAATGGTGGAAGGCATTCAGGTGAAAGCGGAGAACATGCGTGCAGCCACGTTGGAAGGCTATGCGACGGCAACAGACTTGGCCGATGCCTTGGTGAAACGCGGTATGCCCTTTCGCGATGCCCACGAAGCCGTGGCACGCGCCGTACGCTATTGCGATGTGCAGCAATGCGGGCTGGAACAACTAACGGTGGCACAACTGCAAGACGCATTGAAATTGGCCGAACTGGGTTACAGCGACGAACTGGTGAACGATGAACTGTGTGCGGTACTAACCCTTGAAGGGTCCCTGCAGGCGAGAAACCACATTGGCGGCACCAACCCGGAGCAAGTCAAAGCTGCAGCGGCAGAAACACGTAAACGCCTAGGCCTATGA
- a CDS encoding TRAP transporter small permease subunit: MNLNALLAIAKCIDWLSIKVGRTVGWLILLTTLVSAYNALARKAFDYSSNGLLEIQWYFFAAVFLLGAAYTLQQDAHIRIDIVSNRFSERTRAWIDIAGHVLFTLPLIGFVVVSGWDFAHESFLVNEHSPDPGGLIRWPAKALIVIGFMLLGLQVCSEIIKKVAILNRHAKP; the protein is encoded by the coding sequence ATGAACTTGAACGCCTTGCTTGCCATTGCCAAATGCATTGACTGGCTGAGCATCAAGGTCGGCCGAACTGTGGGTTGGTTGATCTTGCTGACCACATTGGTTTCTGCTTACAACGCACTGGCACGCAAGGCTTTTGATTACAGCAGCAATGGCCTGCTTGAAATACAGTGGTATTTCTTCGCGGCCGTGTTTCTACTGGGTGCTGCCTATACGCTGCAGCAAGATGCACATATTCGAATCGACATTGTTTCAAACCGTTTCTCGGAGCGCACCCGCGCATGGATTGATATCGCAGGGCATGTGCTGTTCACCTTGCCGCTGATCGGCTTTGTGGTGGTATCAGGCTGGGATTTCGCTCATGAATCCTTTTTGGTGAATGAGCACTCTCCCGACCCCGGCGGCTTGATTCGCTGGCCGGCCAAAGCATTGATCGTGATTGGATTTATGCTTCTTGGGCTTCAGGTCTGCTCCGAAATTATCAAGAAAGTGGCCATCTTGAACAGGCATGCCAAACCATGA
- a CDS encoding TRAP transporter large permease, which translates to MNAIPVELLPPLMFVVLLVFMVSGFPVAFALAANGLLFGYVAIEQGLMSPALLQALPDRVFGIMSNDTLLAIPFFTFMGLVLERSGMAEDLLETIGQLFGKVRGGLAYAVVLVGALLAATTGVVAASVISMGLISLPIMLKYGYSQSVSTGVIAASGTLAQIIPPSLVLIVMADQLGVSVGAMYQGALLPSLMLVGLFMLYVFAITRLNKNALPALPTEALHYGGSGQGMQIAKAVVFVLLPPLALIFLVLGTIFLGIATPTEGGAMGAVGALLIAASKKRLNLELLKQSLDSTTKLSCFVLFILIGSTVFGLTFRAVEGDLWVEHLMADLPGGELGFLIAVQILIFVLGFFLDFFEIAFIVIPLLVPVADKLGIDLVWFGVMIAMNMQTSFLTPPFGFSLFYLKSVTPKFVKTVEIYKGSMPFIALQLFMVVVIFMFPNVVSRDKKVEYQDTPLQLELPVENYGGDSSQGELQPFVPSFNQ; encoded by the coding sequence ATGAATGCAATTCCTGTCGAGCTCCTGCCTCCATTGATGTTTGTTGTGTTGCTGGTATTCATGGTCAGCGGCTTTCCGGTAGCCTTTGCATTGGCTGCAAATGGCTTGCTGTTCGGTTACGTGGCAATAGAACAGGGCTTGATGAGCCCAGCTTTGCTGCAGGCGCTTCCTGACCGGGTATTCGGCATCATGAGCAACGACACCCTGCTCGCCATTCCCTTTTTTACTTTCATGGGGCTGGTGCTGGAACGCAGCGGCATGGCGGAAGACCTGCTGGAAACAATTGGCCAACTGTTTGGCAAGGTTCGGGGCGGCTTGGCTTACGCGGTGGTACTGGTTGGCGCCCTTCTTGCTGCCACAACGGGGGTAGTTGCCGCCTCTGTCATTTCCATGGGCTTGATCTCATTGCCCATCATGCTGAAATACGGTTACAGCCAATCGGTGTCCACCGGAGTTATTGCAGCCTCAGGCACATTGGCCCAAATCATTCCGCCTTCCCTGGTACTGATTGTGATGGCCGACCAACTTGGCGTGTCGGTAGGCGCCATGTATCAGGGGGCACTGCTCCCTTCCTTGATGCTGGTTGGGTTGTTCATGCTGTATGTGTTTGCAATCACACGATTGAACAAAAACGCCCTGCCCGCTTTGCCGACCGAAGCCTTGCACTACGGAGGAAGTGGTCAGGGTATGCAAATTGCCAAAGCCGTAGTTTTCGTCCTGCTGCCACCCTTGGCCCTGATTTTTCTGGTACTGGGCACAATATTTCTGGGTATTGCCACCCCGACCGAAGGCGGTGCCATGGGCGCTGTGGGAGCCTTGCTGATCGCAGCCTCTAAAAAACGCCTGAATCTTGAATTGCTTAAACAGTCGCTGGATTCAACCACCAAGCTGTCGTGCTTTGTATTGTTCATCCTGATTGGATCAACGGTGTTTGGTTTGACATTTCGTGCAGTAGAGGGCGATTTGTGGGTAGAACACCTGATGGCCGATTTACCCGGTGGCGAGCTCGGGTTCCTGATCGCAGTTCAAATCCTGATTTTTGTACTTGGATTTTTTCTGGATTTTTTTGAAATCGCGTTTATCGTGATTCCCTTGCTGGTCCCGGTTGCGGACAAGCTCGGCATCGATCTGGTCTGGTTTGGTGTCATGATCGCCATGAACATGCAAACCTCGTTTTTAACACCACCATTTGGCTTTTCACTGTTCTATCTGAAATCTGTGACGCCCAAATTTGTAAAGACGGTGGAAATTTACAAAGGCTCGATGCCCTTTATTGCCCTGCAGCTGTTCATGGTTGTGGTCATTTTCATGTTTCCTAACGTAGTCAGCAGGGACAAAAAAGTGGAATATCAGGACACACCGCTGCAGCTTGAACTGCCTGTTGAAAATTATGGAGGAGACAGCAGCCAAGGTGAACTGCAGCCTTTTGTTCCCAGCTTCAATCAGTAA
- a CDS encoding sensor histidine kinase has protein sequence MKHFNRLSAWIQQHYDACLLASLCLLPLSFQIVGLEAGAQAQLAYIAFVSACVLNAKVCCRRAFRVPPTEKLWFLLFVSSFGGWILSLSWAAISFSVLCWVTPFTLLAVLLERQHRYSIAKQRIQKRRIQQSRWRKAKHAVLSEWKDRLRWLAGVQHDMRQPLHALGLLVGHPSLDMHLQNPQSSQVIRQMTSCQRWLHDLAENMLEATRLELGEQREKRIEYVSSTELCKSLEGWMGQLAETKGLTFKVDVEECLIHTDARRLKRVMGNLVFNAVEHTHEGGVFFSYRRHGGVHRFTVKDSGPGIQDDVLQTGADRSSTFGSDLPKTGIGLYVVKRLCQEMDWNLSMCNVKEGGTVFVLELADRIPTKVGGTTTLVNQKAG, from the coding sequence ATGAAACACTTCAACCGGCTAAGCGCCTGGATTCAGCAGCATTACGACGCCTGCCTGTTGGCGTCGCTGTGCCTTCTCCCCTTGTCTTTTCAAATTGTGGGTCTGGAAGCCGGTGCGCAGGCCCAATTGGCTTACATTGCCTTTGTCAGTGCGTGTGTGTTGAATGCCAAGGTGTGTTGCCGGCGTGCCTTTCGTGTTCCTCCCACCGAGAAGCTGTGGTTCCTCCTGTTTGTTTCATCTTTCGGTGGCTGGATTTTGTCGCTTTCCTGGGCGGCCATCAGCTTTTCCGTGCTGTGTTGGGTGACCCCTTTCACTTTGCTGGCTGTGTTACTTGAACGCCAGCACCGGTACAGCATCGCAAAGCAGCGAATTCAGAAACGGCGCATTCAGCAGTCACGCTGGCGCAAGGCCAAACACGCAGTGCTTAGCGAATGGAAAGACCGTCTGCGTTGGCTGGCGGGTGTTCAGCACGACATGCGGCAGCCTTTGCATGCACTTGGGCTGCTGGTGGGCCATCCTTCACTGGATATGCATCTGCAAAATCCGCAATCCAGCCAGGTTATTCGCCAGATGACCAGTTGCCAGCGTTGGTTGCATGACTTGGCAGAAAACATGCTGGAAGCAACCCGCCTTGAATTGGGTGAGCAACGCGAGAAGCGGATTGAGTATGTGTCGAGCACTGAACTTTGCAAGTCGCTGGAAGGCTGGATGGGGCAGTTGGCAGAGACCAAGGGCTTGACCTTCAAAGTCGACGTCGAGGAATGCCTGATACACACAGATGCACGCCGGTTAAAACGCGTGATGGGAAATCTGGTTTTCAATGCTGTTGAACACACCCACGAGGGTGGCGTATTTTTCTCATACAGGCGTCACGGTGGTGTTCACCGCTTCACGGTGAAAGATTCAGGCCCCGGCATACAAGATGACGTATTGCAAACCGGAGCGGACCGATCCTCTACCTTTGGCAGCGATTTACCCAAAACCGGAATCGGCCTGTACGTGGTCAAACGGCTGTGTCAGGAGATGGACTGGAACCTGTCCATGTGCAATGTCAAGGAAGGCGGTACGGTGTTTGTGCTGGAACTGGCGGATCGCATTCCGACCAAGGTAGGCGGCACTACAACTTTGGTGAACCAGAAGGCAGGTTAA